One window from the genome of Bacillus rossius redtenbacheri isolate Brsri chromosome 12, Brsri_v3, whole genome shotgun sequence encodes:
- the LOC134537860 gene encoding small ribosomal subunit protein uS13 — MSLVIPEKFQHILRVMGTNIDGKRKVMFAMTAIKGVGRRYANIVLKKADIDLDKRAGECTEEEVEKIVTIMSNPRQYKIPDWFLNRQKDIVDGKYSQLTSSYLDSKLREDLERLKKIRAHRGMRHYWGLRVRGQHTKTTGRRGRTVGVSKKK; from the exons ATg tcttTAGTTATCCCagaaaaatttcaacacattcttcGTGTTATGGGCACGAATATTGATGGCAAAAGGAAGGTTATGTTCGCAATGACAGCAATCAAAGGTGTCGGTAGACGTTACGCCAATATTGTTTTGAAGAAAGCAGACATCGACTTGGATAAAAGGGCAGGAGAATGTACTGAGGAAGAG GTGGAGAAAATTGTCACCATCATGTCCAACCCACGTCAGTACAAGATCCCGGACTGGTTTCTCAACAGGCAGAAGGATATAGTTGATGGAAAATACAGCCAG CTGACCTCCAGCTACCTGGACAGCAAGCTGCGTGAGGACCTGGAGAGGCTGAAGAAGATCAGGGCCCACCGCGGCATGCGGCACTACTGGGG CTTGCGAGTGCGTGGACAGCACACAAAGACGACTGGTCGCAGAGGAAGAACTGTTGGTGTGTCCAAGAAGAAGTAA